The Deinococcus depolymerans genome contains the following window.
GCGCCGCCCAGCATGTTGAAGATGTCCATCATGGTGTGTTCCTCCGGTTGGTGAAGTGGGTTCAGCGTACCTCCCGGCGCGTCCCGCCCCCGCCGGGGGTGCTTCAGGAATCCCTGACGTCCGCGCCGTTCCCTCCGCCACCCGGCGTATTCCGCGTCCGTCCCCGCCCCTGTAGCCTGAACGCTTCCAGTTCGGCAACTGGAGGAGGGAACCTATGACCACCATGCCCGCCCCCCCCACGGGGGGCCACGTTTCACGTCTGTCCCGGCTGGCGCTGCCCTGGGCGGTGGCCCGGCTGGGCTTCCGGCGGCAGGTCGCGTACCCGCAGGCGGCCCTGTGGGGCCTGATCACCAACTCGTTCTTCGGCCTGCTGCGCGTGGCGGTGCTGCTGGCACTCTTCGGCACGCGCCCGCAGGTGGCCGGGTACACCCCGCAGGACGCCATCACGTACACCGGCCTGACCCAGGCGTTCATCATGGCCTTCAGCCTGTTCGGCTGGTTCGACTTCATGCGCGCCGTCCACCGGGGCGAGGTGACGGCGGACCTGCTGCGCCCCGCCAGCCTGCTGGGCTTCTGGGCCGCGCAGGACGCCGGGCGGGCCCTGGGGCAGCTGGTGCTGCGCGGCCTGCCCATGCTGCTGATCTTCCAGGTCATCTGGGGCCTGAACTGGCCGCCCGGCCCGCTCGCGTGGGCGCAGGTCGTCCTGAGCGTCCTGCTCGCCTGGGCGTGCGGGTTCCTGTTCCGCTTCCTGGTGAACTGCGCGGCGTTCTGGTCGCCGGACGCGGTGGGCTTCGGGCGCTTCGCGTGGGCGGTGCTGGGCCTGGGCTGCGGCTTCCTGATGCCCCTGGCGTTCTTCCCGGAAGGCTTTCGCGCCGTGCTGGCCTGGACGCCCTTTCCCGCCATGCTGAACACCACCGTGGAACTCTGGGTGGGCGTCACCACGGGCGGCGCGGCGTGGGCGGCGCTGGGCACGCAACTGGGCTGGACCGTGGCGCTGCTGCTCGCCTGCCGGGTCACGCTCCGGGCGGGCCTGCGGCGGCTGGAGGTGGCCGGTGGCTGACCTGCGGCGTCACCTGACCCTGTACCTGCGGCTGCTGGGCGCGCAGATCCGCTCGCAGGGCGCGCACCGCACCTCGTTCCTCCTCGACGCGCTGGGCAGCCTGCTGATCACCGCCGCCGAGTTCGCCGCGCTCGCCCTGGTCCTCCCACGCTTCGGCGGGCTGGGCGGCTGGACGCTGGGCGAGATCTGCCTGCTGTACGGCCTCGCGGAACTCGCGTTCGTCCTCATGGACATCCTGTTCGGGGGTTTCGACGCGCCCAACCTGTCCGCGCACGTCCGCAGCGGCTCGTTCAGCACCTTCCTGCTGCGCCCCGCCCCGCTGACCCTGCAGGTGTTCGCCTCCGACTTCGCGCTGCGCCGCCTGCCGCGCGTCCTGCTTGCCGCCGCCATCGCCGGGTACGGCCTCACGCACGCCCCCCTCGCGCCCGGCCCGGAAACGGCCGCCCTGCTGACCGCCGCCATGCTGGGCATGATCTGCTTCTTCGGCGGGCTGTTCGTCATCGGCGGCACCCTCACCTTCTGGACGGTGGACAGCGTCGAGGCCATGAACGTCCTGACCTACGGCGGCCGCACCCTGATCAGCTACCCCATGGACATCTACTCCGCCTGGCTGCGGCGCACCTTCACGTACCTGATCCCCGCCGGGTTCCTGTCCTACCTGCCCGCCCTGCACCTGCTGGGCCGCCCCCTGCCCGACGGCCTGCCCGGCTGGGCCGCGCTGCTCGGCCCGCTGGCCGGACCGCTCGTGCTGGCCGGGGCGTTCGCGTTCTGGCGGGTCGGCGTGCGGCACTACCAGGGCACCGGGACATGAGGGCGGTGGGCTCTGGGCGGTGGGCTTCGAGGATCGACCCGACCGTCCCCGCCTTTCACGACACGCCATTCAAGAGAGGAGGCACCCCATGATTCACGTCGAGCACCTGCGCAAGACCTTCACCACCCGCACCGGCCGCTTCCTGAGCGCGGGGCGGCGCACCCACGAGGCCGTCCGGGACGTGTCCTTCCACATCCCACGCGGCGAGATCGTCGGGTACCTCGGGCCGAACGGGGCGGGCAAGAGCACCACCGTCAAGATCCTCACCGGGCTGCTCGTACCCGACAGTGGCGCCGTCACCGTGGGCGGCCTGACCCCCTGGCAGGACCGCCGCCGCCACGTCGCGCGGCTCGGCGCGGTGTTCGGGCAGCGCACCACCCTGTGGTGGGACCTGCCGGTCATCGAGAGCCTGCGCCTGCTGCGGCACGTGTACCGCATCCCGCAAGGCCACTGGCAGGCGAACCTGGACACCTTCACCGACCTGCTCGACCTCGGGCCGTTCCTGCACACCCCCGCCCGCACCCTCTCGCTGGGCCAGCGGATGCGGGCCGACCTCGCCGCCGCGCTGCTGCACGACCCGGAACTGCTGTTCCTGGACGAACCCACCGTCGGCCTCGACGTCGTGGCGAAGGACCGCATCCGCGACTTCATCGCGCACATCAACCGCGAACGCGAGGTCACGGTACTCCTCACCACGCACGACCTCGGGGACGTCGAGCGCCTCGCGCGGCGCGTGCTGATCATCGACCACGGACAACTGCTGTTCGACGGCCGGCTGGCGCACCTGCAGGCGCAGTACGGCTCGCACCGCGAACTGCACGTGGAGTTCAGCGAACCCGTCCCCGACGCCGGGGTGCCGGGCCTGACCCTCCTGAGCCACGAACCGGGCCGCGCCACGTACGCCTTCACGGGCGCCGCTGCGGACCCCATCGCCCGCGTCACCGCTCACGCCCCCGTCCGGGACCTGACCGTGCGCGAACCGGACATCGAGGCCACCGTCCGGCGCATCTACGAGGGCGACCTGCTGCGCGCCGCACTAACATGACGGGCGTGATCACTCCAGACAGGGCAGGCGCGGTGCCCGGCATGCCCCCCCCGCTCCCGCCGTCCCACTTCCGGGGCGATCCGGTTCCCGTCGCCCGCGCGCTGCTGGGGGGGACGCTGGTGCGCGTGCTGGACGGCGGGGAACGCCTGACCGGGCGGATCGTCGAGGTCGAGGCCTACGACTGCCCCCGCGATCCCGCCTGCACCGCCGGACGCTTCCACGCGGCCCGCAGCGCCGAGATGGCCATCCCGCCCGGCACGTGGCTGTTCTGGACCGCGCACGGCCACCCGCTGCTGCAGGTCGCGTGCCGCCCGGAGGGCGTGTCCGCCAGCGTCCTGATCCGCGCCCTTGAACCGCTGGAGGGCCTGGGCCAGATGCTGAGCTTCCGGCCCGTCATCCGCGAACGCGACCTGACGAACGGCCCCGCCAAACTCGTGTACGCGCTGGGCCTGAACCCCGCGCAGATCAGCGGGCGGCCCGTGAACGCCCCGGAACTCCACCTGCTGCCGCCCCCCGCCCCCCTTCCGGACGAGATGGTGGAGGTCACCGCCCGCGTCGGCATCCGCGAGGGCCGCACCCTCCCGTGGCGCTTCACGATGCGCGGCAACCCCTGGGTGTCACCCGCCGCGCCCAGCATGGACCTGAGCGTCACCCCGGACGGGTAGGGGCCTCCGCCAGCAGCGCGGCGACGCCCTGCACCGCTGTGCGCTCGCCGCGCAGGACCTCGCCTCGTAGGGCGTGCAGCCGCGCCGGGTCGAGGCCCGCCTGGAACGCCCGCCAAGCGGCCTCGCGCAGCAGTTCGTCGAACCACTGCGCCGCCTGCCGCTGCCGTTTCTCGCGCAGGTCCACGGCGGCGCGGTACGCCTCGACGGTGTTCCACACGGCGTCCAGTCCCTCGCCGGTCAGTGCGGAGGCCCGCAGCGCCACGGGCCGCCACGGCGCGTCGTGCGGGGTGAGCAGCGTCAGCGCGGTGCGCAACTCCGTCTGGGCGCGTACCGCCGCCTGCGGGTTCGTGTCGGCTTTGTTCACCACGCACACGTCCGCCAGTTCCATGATCCCCCGCTTGATGCCCTGCAACTCGTCCCCGGCGTTCGGGAGGGTCAGCAATACGAACAGGTCCGTCATGGCGGCCACCTGCGTCTCGCTCTGGCCGACGCCCACCGTCTCCACGAGGATCACGTCAAACCCCGCCGCCTCGCACAGCGTGATGGATTCCCGCGTGCGCCGCGCCACGCCGCCCAGCGTGCCCCCGCTGGGGCTGGGGCGGATGAACGCGTTCGGGTGCACCGTCAGGCGCGGCATGCGCGTCTTGTCGCCCATGATGCTGCCGCCCGTCCGGGCCGAACTGGGGTCCACGGCCAGCACCGCCACCCGGTGCCCCGCGTCGGCCAGTCGCACGCCCAGCGCC
Protein-coding sequences here:
- a CDS encoding ABC transporter permease, which produces MTTMPAPPTGGHVSRLSRLALPWAVARLGFRRQVAYPQAALWGLITNSFFGLLRVAVLLALFGTRPQVAGYTPQDAITYTGLTQAFIMAFSLFGWFDFMRAVHRGEVTADLLRPASLLGFWAAQDAGRALGQLVLRGLPMLLIFQVIWGLNWPPGPLAWAQVVLSVLLAWACGFLFRFLVNCAAFWSPDAVGFGRFAWAVLGLGCGFLMPLAFFPEGFRAVLAWTPFPAMLNTTVELWVGVTTGGAAWAALGTQLGWTVALLLACRVTLRAGLRRLEVAGG
- a CDS encoding ABC transporter permease, with the protein product MADLRRHLTLYLRLLGAQIRSQGAHRTSFLLDALGSLLITAAEFAALALVLPRFGGLGGWTLGEICLLYGLAELAFVLMDILFGGFDAPNLSAHVRSGSFSTFLLRPAPLTLQVFASDFALRRLPRVLLAAAIAGYGLTHAPLAPGPETAALLTAAMLGMICFFGGLFVIGGTLTFWTVDSVEAMNVLTYGGRTLISYPMDIYSAWLRRTFTYLIPAGFLSYLPALHLLGRPLPDGLPGWAALLGPLAGPLVLAGAFAFWRVGVRHYQGTGT
- a CDS encoding ATP-binding cassette domain-containing protein, which gives rise to MIHVEHLRKTFTTRTGRFLSAGRRTHEAVRDVSFHIPRGEIVGYLGPNGAGKSTTVKILTGLLVPDSGAVTVGGLTPWQDRRRHVARLGAVFGQRTTLWWDLPVIESLRLLRHVYRIPQGHWQANLDTFTDLLDLGPFLHTPARTLSLGQRMRADLAAALLHDPELLFLDEPTVGLDVVAKDRIRDFIAHINREREVTVLLTTHDLGDVERLARRVLIIDHGQLLFDGRLAHLQAQYGSHRELHVEFSEPVPDAGVPGLTLLSHEPGRATYAFTGAAADPIARVTAHAPVRDLTVREPDIEATVRRIYEGDLLRAALT
- a CDS encoding DNA-3-methyladenine glycosylase produces the protein MPPPLPPSHFRGDPVPVARALLGGTLVRVLDGGERLTGRIVEVEAYDCPRDPACTAGRFHAARSAEMAIPPGTWLFWTAHGHPLLQVACRPEGVSASVLIRALEPLEGLGQMLSFRPVIRERDLTNGPAKLVYALGLNPAQISGRPVNAPELHLLPPPAPLPDEMVEVTARVGIREGRTLPWRFTMRGNPWVSPAAPSMDLSVTPDG
- the meaB gene encoding methylmalonyl Co-A mutase-associated GTPase MeaB; translation: MPAAPHPLTLPLLSGNRRALAKAITLVESTRPEHEAQAQALLAEVMPRAGRSVRIGLTGVPGVGKSTFIEALGVRLADAGHRVAVLAVDPSSARTGGSIMGDKTRMPRLTVHPNAFIRPSPSGGTLGGVARRTRESITLCEAAGFDVILVETVGVGQSETQVAAMTDLFVLLTLPNAGDELQGIKRGIMELADVCVVNKADTNPQAAVRAQTELRTALTLLTPHDAPWRPVALRASALTGEGLDAVWNTVEAYRAAVDLREKRQRQAAQWFDELLREAAWRAFQAGLDPARLHALRGEVLRGERTAVQGVAALLAEAPTRPG